The following proteins are encoded in a genomic region of Liolophura sinensis isolate JHLJ2023 chromosome 5, CUHK_Ljap_v2, whole genome shotgun sequence:
- the LOC135465709 gene encoding protein lethal(2)essential for life-like, translated as MFFRHAFPRLCHGMRSSWCPRRWMASRGDLQIRRPRFEQSINPWRSWWGFPHAIRSLDRMEREFDDMWRAMNSALFPRYTQRSRSGEISNKTPELQVNYDDKTFDVRLNVQSYSPEDLQVKIVDEKLVISGRVEERLDEHGSVSGQFTRIIQLPEDVDPDTLTCELTEDGYLDVQARIRGAPPSSERVINIERKPASANEENPADNK; from the exons ATGTTTTTTCGGCACGCCTTCCCCAGGTTATGTCACGGGATGAGGTCGTCCTGGTGTCCCCGTCGTTGGATGGCCAGCCGCGGGGACCTCCAGATCCGCCGGCCCAGGTTCGAGCAGTCTATAAATCCGTGGCGGAGCTGGTGGGGATTCCCCCATGCTATCCGATCACTGGACCGCATGGAGCGGGAGTTTGACGACATGTGGAGGGCGATGAATTCGGCATTGTTTCCCAGATACACACAACGATCAAGGTCCGGAGAAATCAGCAACAAGACACCAGAGTTACAG GTAAACTACGATGACAAAACGTTTGACGTCCGCCTGAATGTGCAGTCTTACTCCCCGGAGGATCTTCAGGTGAAGATCGTAGATGAGAAACTGGTCATCAGTGGGCGCGTTGAAGAGAGACTAGACGAGCACGGCTCGGTCAGCGGTCAGTTCACACGGATCATTCAGCTCCCAGAG GACGTGGACCCGGACACATTGACGTGTGAACTCACTGAGGACGGGTATTTAGACGTCCAGGCGAGGATCAGAGGCGCTCCACCATCCTCCGAGAGGGTCATCAACAtagagaggaaaccagcgtcTGCCAATGAGGAAAACCCTGCCGATAACAAATAG
- the LOC135465393 gene encoding uncharacterized protein LOC135465393: protein MADVNAKLMSSPLPYANADIPANWENRNILQVKIEVYSSGLRQACFVFNGQKSTVISWMSRDRLICSSYQAPDHEKLDLLDVAGEAPFRFSVHETRGGCEGTCGFLSAVEPGSDCPSLAGGPVRPYFLYSTRGSSCARWHRGDEYGIGDLFVVSVLMCDLNS, encoded by the exons ATGGCTGATGTGAACGCTAAGCTGATGTCCAGCCCACTCCCTTATGCTAACGCTGATATCCCCGCCAATTGGGAGAACCGCAACATCCTCCAG GTAAAAATCGAGGTTTATTCCAGTGGTCTTAGACAAGCTTGTTTCGTCTTTAACGGCCAAAAGTCTACGGTGATCTCGTGGATGTCACGTGATCGACTGATATGCTCCTCATACCAGGCCCCTGACCACGAGAAGCTGGATTTACTGGACGTGGCTGG AGAGGCACCATTCCGATTCAGCGTGCACGAGACCAGAGGCGGATGTGAGGGCACCTGCGGGTTTCTCTCTGCCGTAGAACCCGGCAGTGATTGCCCGTCTCTGGCTGGGGGTCCTGTGCGACCCTACTTCCTGTACAGCACTCGGGGGTCGTCCTGTGCTCGCTGGCATAGGGGTG ATGAATACGGAATTGGCGATCTCTTTGTGGTTTCTGTCCTGATGTGTGATCTGAACAGCTGA
- the LOC135465523 gene encoding mucin-12-like yields the protein MEAEVYVPHQAALLVTFIVSAHGFFWPIPDEIRPFPIADNTDYGIVGFPMLMGYHRLVDKSGQSGNAEISSELHTDQPHILSQRPKYFLGVKSVRQKYREDETWQPLTKKAVTTGESSTYKPGVSALRTINQHRPTDKPDKTSHGLGGHPDETSQTEVQRSTDKPDKTPYQSTGHQEETPHKLTGHPRETSYLPVDQPDETSHLAPDNPDNTSFSASHHPDNTSYPASDRSDYTLSPASDHPDNTSYPASNQPDNTSYPATDHADNTSYPALEHPDNTSFPATEHPDNTSYPASDHLENASHPATKHPDSTSHPGSDHSDNTSYAAPKHPDNTSYPATEHPDNTSHPRSHFSDNTSYPATKHPGHTSYPALEHQDNTSYPALDHPDSTSYPATEHPDNTSYPALDHPDNTLYPALYHPNSTSHPATEHPDNTSYPALDHPDNTSYPALDDPDSTSYPALDHPDNTSYPALDHPDSTSYPATEHPDNTSYPATEHPDNTSYPALDHPDNTSYPTLDYPENTSYAVRDRPDNTSHPQTHHSNEKSQLSTRQPFVDMESRNESDTNYRHTMPTIQQHEEITRPRNQLRASWQHPVNLTEITNWDEAKNQSENHINETFGAHVNQSDDSSGESSFSIHFTIRLSRMFNQTPNPGSSHPDQLDKKTQHKLAMDVAAVHSAKLPHLLSSSSEHLEDLEVEHLDGTSRYSITHRESVPRSLKSTEEHQQVTIEKYTTSTRSSPQHPTTSSDQSPEHNNDEARVKVRIDVQTLSNKDSPFSTDNVNIMTRHHATRKPSLQRADERLAKRMMIDFHQIPPKQSRDSSARDSPGESKKSPQHSREYTYVNSVPLVQTQTQPRDTRAREQTHRTLEQHVAIQNNQSRHVHVQAGGLLDHPKNRPAARAKVRDESFLQRLGLQHEPSKRLLPKLYINGVAHSWPLSIHYPREKKTFSAEKTVDLSQHPNRQHLNVDEMSLGQIPGRSAGDSDDTSIDRSLEHTKKNAGQVFPKNIRNLDIQPFHLVEKAGATPLQSLERLLAAASLKNDSSGVTVILQNETITHLLIKVYIYGVGITSEMSTSQQGSDQYSQGKTDNEGKDNTESTQDSLDNTDESGKNNTQSTQGSLDSTDESGKDNIESTQDSLDSTDESGKDNIESTQDSLDSTDESGKDNIESTQDSLDSTDESGKDNTDSTQDSLDSINEPGGDTSESIQDFLGNTDEAGKDNTESTQGSLDNTDEPGKNNTESTEGSLDNTDQSGEDNTESTQGSLDNTDESGKDNTESTQGSLHSTDESGKNNTQSTEGSLDNESGKDNTESTQDSVDDTDESGEDTSGSTQGSLDNTDKSGEDNTESTQDSLDNTDESGKNNTQSTEGSLDSADESGKDNTESTQGSLHSTDESGEDTSESTQDSVDNTDESGKDNTESTEGSLDSTDELGKDNTESSQDSLDSTDESGENQNGMISYLLIQVYIDGVGIASQVSLDNTDESGEDTSGSTQGSLGNTDKSGEENTESTQDSLDNTDESGKNNTQSTQGSVHSTDESGEDTSKSTQDSLDSTDESGEDNIQTTQDSVDNTDESGENQNGMISYLLIQVYIDGVGIASQGSLDNTDESREDTSGSTQGSLGNTDKSGEDNTESTQDSLDNTNESGKNNTQSTEGFLDSTDESGKGNTESTQGSLHSTDESGEDTSESTQDSVDNTDESGEDITEPSQGSLDSTDESGEDISGSTQGSLGNTDKSGEDNTESTEDSLDNTDHSSQQSSETPVIVVRIDVQTLQGNHSDVLRTQYSDEWIRYSQRDKETQNMKTYTLKLTEENGTTKYLLITVHMDGVDQILRKHHSQSESTQLQLNHTGKPETDTRRPPLHSTGSPAHSPEFFGETQIVDVRVDVQTLQGNHYSEEDFNDRTQYSQSDEASVKLLKASQHMLKKSIQIIEENLTKQQINNPSQELLTNLQKTALSSPGQQDESSVMLRTYTTANNSDFSVDNVSSNQTTEQQTGLSGDTWKRSQQLTKNTAEQMSLQDLERQDKRALNLMENVHGSLHQQKPLESTNVSDQSPQGSKKHQPETRHLLLTLHIDGVSHPLLKGASNIGEKMTNSKGGPILTYPSAQRKFGSYSVDHADSLTEDIRKADATSEGLSAELTKRSFHLSTEPIDESPPVTIGTDIRTLPREGKHYSVEGLDERTSYSRPVDTLQHIIYTVKLTKEALPMQPEDSSPELLTNSQKTSVKSPSQPDEVSRLHATDGNQDFNINNVSSNQSSEQKTGLSGDTWKGSQETKNSPEQLSLQSLATKKLVLHLIEQTDGLPNQPVEKPLDSTNVPDESRQKSVKYQHGRTKYLLLKVYVDGVPQSSSGSLFNIGETTTNYEEEPNQTSHRSAQVKSDDIMEESATFEGSSAEEQKGSFGHSTEQNVQSPHIELKFYTHKLSSSSAGKKEPNPLKSLSEMTQQSASDEDAMQSESSEESLKQPIQGKHDSRKHSNGAPKYLSMDVYLDGSLLTSVHADELPQYVDGDTMNIAKSPKKAGESSSQSFVPQDHPLGQLIKVSDKSGPDLFLEVDFEELSSIVDASRNIAHNALDQPPSSSSFPMESPRESGKRTVEEPLESLDHTFEHPGDHLNHPKQSHPEIILNFVVQLNLGGESGESRNQNKKSPDPLEFSPSRQTTTPPKSLGESTKWYMEEVFNLPSRQPNDHSETSTYGRKLSLGF from the exons ATGGAGGCCGAGGTTTATGTCCCACATCAGGCCGCATTACTGGTCACTTTTATTGTCTCAGCTCATGGCTTTTTCTGGCCAATACCGGATGAAATTCGACCTTTTCCGATAGCCGACAACACAGACTACGGTATTGTTGGATTTCCCATGTTAATGGGCTACCACAGACTTGTTGATAAATCAGGCCAGAGCGGAAATGCGGAAATATCGTCAGAACTACATACAGATCAGCCCCATATATTGTCACAACGACCAAAATACTTCCTGGGTGTAAAGTCAGTCAGGCAAAAGTACCGGGAAGATGAAACGTGGCAACCACTAACAAAGAAGGCAGTGACCACAGGAGAGTCCAGTACATACAAGCCAGGTGTATCAGCATTACGGACCATCAACCAGCATCGACCAACGGATAAGCCAGATAAAACGTCGCATGGACTAGGAGGACATCCGGATGAAACATCGCAGACTGAGGTGCAGAGATCAACAGATAAGCCAGATAAAACGCCGTATCAATCAACAGGACACCAAGAAGAAACGCCCCACAAACTAACCGGCCATCCACGTGAAACCTCATATTTACCAGTCGACCAGCCAGATGAAACGTCACATCTAGCACCAGATAATCCAGATAATACGTCATTTTCAGCCTCACATCACCCAGATAACACGTCGTATCCAGCATCAGATCGTTCAGATTACACGTTATCTCCAGCATCAGATCATCCAGATAACACGTCGTATCCAGCGTCAAATCAACCAGATAACACTTCGTATCCAGCTACAGATCATGCAGATAACACATCGTATCCAGCATTAGAGCATCCAGATAACACGTCGTTTCCAGCAACAGAGCATCCAGATAACACGTCGTATCCAGCATCAGATCATCTAGAAAACGCGTCGCATCCAGCAACAAAGCATCCAGATAGCACGTCGCATCCAGGATCAGATCATTCAGATAACACGTCGTATGCAGCACCCAAGCATCCAGATAACACGTCGTATCCAGCAACAGAGCATCCAGATAACACGTCGCATCCAAGATCACATTTTTCAGATAACACGTCGTATCCAGCAACAAAGCATCCAGGTCATACGTCATATCCGGCATTAGAACATCAAGATAATACGTCGTATCCAGCATTAGATCATCCAGATAGCACATCGTATCCAGCAACAGAGCATCCAGATAACACGTCGTATCCAGCATTAGATCATCCAGATAACACGTTGTATCCAGCATTATATCATCCAAATAGCACGTCGCATCCAGCAACAGAGCATCCAGATAACACGTCGTATCCAGCATTAGATCATCCCGATAACACGTCGTATCCCGCATTGGATGATCCAGATAGCACGTCGTATCCCGCATTAGATCATCCAGATAACACGTCGTATCCAGCATTAGATCATCCAGATAGCACGTCGTATCCAGCAACAGAGCATCCAGATAACACGTCGTATCCAGCAACAGAGCATCCAGATAACACGTCGTATCCAGCATTAGATCATCCAGATAACACGTCGTATCCAACATTGGATTATCCGGAGAACACGTCGTATGCAGTAAGAGATCGTCCAGATAACACGTCGCATCCACAAACACATCATTCAAATGAAAAGTCACAGTTATCCACAAGGCAGCCTTTTGTAGACATGGAGTCCAGGAATGAATCCGACACGAACTACCGACACACAATGCCCACAATTCAACAACACGAAGAGATAACCCGGCCCCGAAACCAGTTACGTGCATCGTGGCAACACCCAGTAAACCTAACGGAAATAACCAATTGGGACGAAGCCAAAAACCAATCCGAGAATCACATTAACGAAACCTTCGGCGCACATGTGAATCAATCAGATGACAGTTCAGGGGAATCTTCATTTTCAATTCATTTCACCATTCGTTTGTCGAGAATGTTTAACCAGACCCCAAACCCCGGGTCAAGTCACCCGGATCAGTTGGATAAAAAAACTCAACACAAACTAGCAATGGACGTTGCAGCTGTGCATTCCGCAAAACTTCCACATCTTTTGTCAAGTTCTTCTGAACATCTAGAAGATTTAGAGGTTGAACACCTTGATGGGACATCACGATATTCGATCACTCATCGAGAATCTGTGCCACGTTCTCTGAAGAGCACTGAAGAGCATCAGCAAGTTACCATCGAAAAATATACTACATCCACAAGATCGTCTCCACAGCACCCGACGACATCGTCCGATCAATCGCCAGAGCACAACAACGACGAAGCACGCGTAAAGGTCAGAATAGATGTACAAACACTCTCTAACAAAGATTCACCTTTTTCTACAGATAATGTCAACATAATGACACGTCATCATGCCACAAGGAAACCGTCGTTACAGCGTGCTGACGAACGTTTAGCAAAGCGCATGATGATTGATTTTCACCAGATCCCACCGAAACAATCCCGTGATTCATCGGCAAGAGATTCGCCTGGAGAATCCAAGAAATCACCACAGCATTCCAGagaatacacatatgtaaacagtgttcCGTTGGTCCAAACTCAGACTCAGCCACGGGATACACGTGCAAGAGAGCAGACACACAGGACTTTAGAACAGCACGTAGCAATTCAGAATAACCAGTCTCGCCATGTACACGTACAAGCAGGTGGATTATTAGACCACCCAAAGAACCGTCCAGCTGCAAGAGCAAAGGTACGAGACGAATCTTTTCTACAGAGGCTTGGACTTCAACATGAACCATCAAAAAGGTTACTACCAAAACTCTACATTAACGGAGTGGCACATTCATGGCCGCTAAGCATCCATTATCCACGGGAAAAGAAGACATTTTCTGCAGAAAAAACAGTCGATTTGTCGCAACATCCAAATCgacaacatttaaatgtagaCGAAATGTCGCTGGGTCAAATTCCAGGGCGATCAGCTGGAGACTCTGATGACACTTCAATTGACCGATCACTGGAACATACCAAAAAGAATGCAGGACAAGTGTTTCCAAAAAACATCAGAAACCTGGATATCCAACCATTTCACTTGGTAGAGAAAGCAGGAGCAACACCACTGCAATCATTAGAAAGATTACTAGCAGCAGCAAGCCTGAAAAATGACTCGTCAGGTGTGACAGTGATACTTCAAAACGAAACGATAACACATTTACTAATAAAAGTGTACATCTATGGAGTTGGCATTACGTCAGAAATGTCTACCTCTCAACAGGGGTCAGATCAGTATTCTCAGGGCAAGACTGATAACGAAGGGAAGGATAACACAGAGTCAACACAGGATTCTCTGGACAATACAGATGAGTCaggaaaaaacaacacacagtcAACACAGGGTTCTCTGGACAGTACAGATGAGTCAGGGAAAGATAACATAGAGTCAACACAGGATTCTCTGGACAGTACAGATGAGTCAGGGAAAGATAACATAGAGTCAACACAGGATTCTCTGGACAGTACAGATGAGTCAGGGAAAGATAACATAGAGTCAACACAGGATTCTCTGGACAGTACAGATGAATCAGGGAAAGATAACACAGACTCAACACAGGATTCTCTGGACAGTATAAATGAGCCAGGGGGAGATACCTCAGAGTCAATACAGGATTTTCTGGGCAATACAGATGAGGCAGGGAAAGATAACACAGAGTCAACACAGGGTTCCCTGGACAATACAGATGAGCCAGGAAAAAACAACACAGAGTCAACAGAGGGTTCTCTGGACAATACAGATCAATCAGGGGAAGATAACACAGAGTCAACACAGGGTTCCCTGGACAATACAGATGAGTCAGGGAAAGATAACACAGAGTCAACACAGGGTTCTTTGCACAGTACAGATGAGTCaggaaaaaacaacacacagtcAACAGAGGGGTCTCTGGACAATGAATCAGGGAAAGATAACACAGAGTCAACACAGGATTCTGTGGACGATACAGATGAGTCAGGGGAAGATACCTCAGGGTCAACACAGGGTTCTCTGGATAATACGGATAAGTCAGGAGAAGACAACACAGAGTCAACACAAGATTCTCTGGACAATACAGATGAGTCtggaaaaaacaacacacagtcAACAGAGGGTTCTCTGGACAGTGCAGATGAGTCAGGGAAAGATAACACAGAGTCAACACAGGGTTCTTTGCACAGTACAGATGAGTCAGGGGAAGATACCTCAGAGTCAACACAGGATTCTGTGGACAATACAGATGAGTCAGGGAAAGATAACACAGAGTCAACAGAGGGTTCTCTAGACAGTACAGATGAGTTGGGGAAAGATAACACAGAGTCATCACAGGATTCTCTGGACAGTACAGATGAGTCAGGGGAAAATCAAAACGGAATGATATCATATTTACTGATACAAGTGTACATTGATGGGGTTGGGATTGCATCACAGGTTTCCCTGGACAATACAGATGAGTCAGGGGAAGATACCTCAGGGTCAACACAGGGTTCTCTGGGTAATACGGATAAGTCAGGAGAAGAAAACACTGAGTCAACACAGGACTCTCTGGACAATACAGATGAGTCaggaaaaaacaacacacagtcAACACAGGGTTCTGTGCACAGTACAGATGAGTCAGGGGAAGATACCTCAAAGTCAACACAGGATTCTCTGGACAGTACAGATGAGTCAGGGGAAGATAACATACAGACAACACAGGATTCTGTGGACAATACAGATGAGTCAGGGGAAAATCAAAACGGAATGATATCATATTTACTGATACAAGTGTACATTGATGGGGTTGGGATTGCATCACAGGGTTCTCTGGACAATACAGATGAGTCAAGGGAAGATACCTCGGGGTCAACACAGGGTTCTCTGGGTAATACGGATAAGTCAGGAGAAGACAACACAGAGTCAACACAAGATTCTCTGGACAATACAAATGAGTCaggaaaaaacaacacacagtcAACAGAGGGTTTTCTGGACAGTACAGATGAGTCAGGGAAAGGTAACACAGAGTCAACACAGGGTTCTTTGCACAGTACAGATGAGTCAGGGGAAGATACCTCAGAGTCAACACAGGATTCTGTGGACAATACAGATGAGTCAGGGGAAGATATCACAGAGCCATCACAGGGTTCTCTGGACAGTACAGATGAGTCAGGAGAAGATATCTCAGGGTCAACACAGGGTTCTCTGGGTAATACGGATAAGTCAGGAGAAGACAACACAGAGTCAACAGAGGATTCTCTGGACAATACAGACCATTCATCACAGCAAAGTAGTGAAACCCCAGTTATAGTGGTCAGGATCGACGTACAAACCTTGCAAGGAAACCACTCCGACGTACTCCGTACTCAGTACTCCGACGAATGGATTCGATATTCTCAACGGGACAAAGAGAcgcaaaatatgaaaacatacacTCTGAAACTTACTGAGGAAAATGGCACAACAAAGTATTTGCTGATAACAGTGCACATGGATGGAGTTGACCAGATCTTACGAAAGCATCATTCACAATCTGAATCCACCCAACTTCAGCTGAACCACACAGGTAAGCCGGAAACAGACACCAGAAGGCCACCACTACATTCAACGGGATCGCCTGCCCATTCACCAGAGTTCTTTGGTGAAACCCAAATTGTAGATGTCAGGGTCGATGTACAGACATTACAAGGAAACCATTACTCTGAGGAAGATTTCAACGATAGGACTCAATATTCTCAATCGGACGAAGCTTCGGTAAAATTGCTAAAAGCTTCACAACACATGTTAAAAAAGTCTATACAAATTATCGAAGAGAACTTAACAAAGCAACAGATTAATAATCCATCACAAGAACTTCTTACAAATCTTCAGAAAACGGCATTGTCTTCACCTGGTCAACAAGACGAATCGTCTGTGATGTTGAGGACATACACAACAGCAAACAATTCAGATTTCAGCGTAGACAATGTGTCATCAAACCAAACTACAGAACAACAGACTGGTTTATCAGGTGATACATGGAAGCGATCACAAcaactgacaaaaaatacggCAGAACAAATGTCTCTACAAGATTTAGAAAGGCAAGATAAGAGAGCCCTAAATTTGATGGAAAACGTTCACGGATCACTACATCAACAAAAGCCACTAGAATCAACAAATGTATCTGATCAGTCACCACAAGGGTCAAAAAAACATCAGCCTGAGACAAGGCATTTACTACTAACATTGCACATTGACGGAGTGTCACATCCATTGCTGAAAGGCGCATCCAACATAGGTGAAAAGATGACTAATTCTAAAGGAGGACCAATACTTACGTATCCCAGCGCTCAACGCAAGTTCGGGTCATATTCTGTGGACCATGCAGATAGCCTAACAGAAGACATCAGGAAGGCAGATGCTACATCTGAAGGACTATCTGCAGAACTAACGAAAAGATCGTTTCACCTTTCAACAGAGCCGATTGATGAATCTCCACCAGTCACGATCGGAACAGATATACGCACATTGCCGAGGGAAGGAAAACATTACTCCGTTGAGGGTCTCGATGAAAGGACTTCATATTCTCGACCAGTAGACACCTTACAGCAtataatatacactgtaaaacttaCTAAAGAGGCTTTACCGATGCAGCCAGAAGATTCATCACCAGAACTTCTGACAAATTCACAGAAAACGTCAGTGAAATCTCCGAGTCAACCAGACGAAGTCTCTAGGTTGCACGCAACAGATGGCAATCAAGATTTCAATATAAACAATGTGTCATCGAACCAAAGCTCAGAACAAAAGACTGGCTTATCAGGTGATACATGGAAGGGTTCACAAGAGACGAAAAATTCTCCAGAACAACTGTCTTTACAAAGCTTAGCAACGAAGAAGCTGGTCCTACACTTGATAGAACAAACAGACGGATTACCGAATCAGCCTGTGGAAAAGCCGTTAGATTCAACAAATGTCCCAGATGAGTCGCGACAAAAGTCAGTGAAATATCAGCATGGAAGAACAAAGTACTTACTGCTAAAAGTGTACGTTGATGGAGTGCCACAATCGTCGTCTGGAAGCCTATTTAACATAGGTGAAACGACGACTAATTATGAAGAAGAACCAAATCAAACGTCACATCGTAGTGCACAAGTCAAGTCGGATGACATCATGGAAGAAAGTGCTACCTTTGAAGGATCGTCTGCAGAAGAACAAAAAGGGAGCTTCGGTCATTCCACAGAGCAAAACGTACAATCGCCACATATAGAGCTCAAATTCTACACGCATAAGCTGTCGTCTTCATCGGCTGGAAAGAAAGAGCCAAATCCTTTAAAAAGCCTGTCTGAGATGACACAACAGTCTGCATCAGATGAAGATGCTATGCAATCGGAGTCTTCAGAAGAATCTCTGAAACAACCTATTCAAGGGAAACATGATTCAAGGAAGCACTCAAACGGAGCCCCAAAATATTTATCGATGGATGTTTACCTTGATGGGTCATTACTTACGTCCGTACATGCCGATGAATTACCACAATATGTCGATGGTGATACCATGAATATTGCAAAGTCGCCGAAAAAGGCAGGCGAATCATCCAGTCAATCTTTTGTGCCACAAGACCACCCTTTGGGGCAATTAATAAAAGTGTCTGACAAATCTGGACCAGATTTATTTCTAGAAGTAGACTTTGAAGAATTGTCAAGTATAGTGGACGCATCCCGAAACATCGCACACAATGCGCTCGACCAACCGCCCAGCAGTTCGTCCTTCCCTATGGAAAGCCCGCGTGAGTCGGGGAAACGTACTGTAGAGGAACCTCTTGAATCGCTCGATCACACATTTGAGCATCCAGGTGACCATTTGAATCATCCAAAACAGAGTCACCCCGAAATAATACTGAATTTCGTGGTACAGCTCAACTTAGGGGGAGAGTCAGGTGAATCGCGTAATCAAAACAAGAAGTCTCCAGATCCTCTTGAATTCTCACCTTCAAGGCAAACAACGACTCCCCCGAAAAGTCTGGGAGAGTCAACGAAGTGGTATATGGAGGAAGTGTTTAACTTGCCAAGCCGGCAACCAAATGATCATAGCGAAACATCAAC GTATGGTCGAAAACTAAGTTTAGGATTTTGA